The stretch of DNA TATGATTCTTTGATTTTTGGGGAGGAAAAACAGTCTACCCATAATGGAACAGAACCATAGTGTATCCTGATGTACTTGTAGATTAAACACTTCATCATCTTTTAAGCCATCTGCGGTGGAAAAATGAATAAGTTCTTGACCATTGTACTTAAAAAGCCCTTTACTCGTGGAAATGTAGATTTCTTTATCTAATTCCGCAATATCATAAATTTGTGTGTTACGAATTTGATTAGTGTATTCAAAAGGAATGACTAGCGGAATGTCGCTTCTTGCTTTAATGACCACAAACATTGTCAAAAGAAAAATTCCTTTTCTCATTATTTGATAGGTCTTTTATACAAAAACCTCTTTTGAAGTTTCATATTATAGCTAATTTTTTATTATTTGTATGAACTAAATGAGTATTCGTGAAAAGAATATGACACTAATCTTTGGAAAGAATCATTTGCATTTTACAGAAATTACTTCTACTAATCAAGTAGCTGTTTCTCTTTTGGAAACTAAGTTGCCTGAGGGGACAATTATTACAGCCTTGTATCAAACTCAAGGGCGGGGACAACAAGGCAGTGTATGGTATAGCGAACATGGCAAAAATGTACTGTTTAGCATAGTTTTATATCCGAACTTTTTACAAGTACAGAAACAATTTTATCTTACAATGGCTATGGCTTTAGCTGTAAAAAACACTGTGCAGCATTTTATTGCTCATCGTAATGTGTATATTAAATGGACTAATGATATTTTGGTAGAAAATAAAAAAATAGCAGGGATACTCATAGAAAACCAGATTCAAGGAGAGCAGTTGCGTAGTAGCGTAGTAGGCATAGGTATTAACGTGAATCAGCAAGAGTTTGGAGCAATGGCTTACAAGGCTACTTCTTGTTTCTTGGAAACACGTCAAGTTACCTCGTTAGAGTATTGGTATAAGCTACTTTGTGAGCAAATTCAATCTTATTACTTGAAACTTAAAAATCAACAGTATGATGCAATAAAAGTAGAATACACACAAAATTTAGCTGGATATCACGAAAAAAGACACTACATAGCTAACAATCAAGTAATAGAAGGAATTATACTCGGCATTGATGATTATGGCAGGCTAGCCATGCAGCAAGACAACCAAGTCAAATATTACGAAGTCAAGCAAATTGAATGGATATTTACTTAAGAGTTCTAAAAAGATAATACAAAGCCGTTATTACAGACAGAGCTCCTAGACCTAATGTTGCCCAAGGTTTGGATAGATTCAGGTAGCGGTCAAGGTACGTGCCCACGATCAGCAGTCCGCTGACTATTACAATCAGTTGAAACCCTAAGCTGTAGTACTTAGCGTACGTTTGCCACTTTGGTTTCCGCGTTTCCACCATTGAGTTCTTTTACTACAGCGCCCATTTGGCAAGTACCGCTGAAATTAGCACCTGTTTCTACCATCAGCTTGCTCGTAGTGATATCCCCATTGACGTTGGCAGTGTTTTTTAGAGTAAGAAGTTCCTCAACGTTTACCTTTCCAACGGTTTCGCCTGCAATTTCAGCATTTCGGGCAATGATATTTCCTTCTACAAATCCAGTCGGACCTATAACTACTTTACTTTTTGATACGATATTCCCAACAATTTTGCCATCTATGCGAATATCACCTTGGGCATCTATATTGCCTTCAATAGTAGTGCCCAATCCTATGATGTTGATACCAGCTTGTTGGGCGGCTTCACCGTTAGTTCCTTTATTTCTTGAACCAAATACAGACATATACTGTGTTTATTTTATACCAAACTTTGGATATACAAAAGTAGAAAAAATTTTTGAATAA from Bacteroidia bacterium encodes:
- a CDS encoding biotin--[acetyl-CoA-carboxylase] ligase — its product is MSIREKNMTLIFGKNHLHFTEITSTNQVAVSLLETKLPEGTIITALYQTQGRGQQGSVWYSEHGKNVLFSIVLYPNFLQVQKQFYLTMAMALAVKNTVQHFIAHRNVYIKWTNDILVENKKIAGILIENQIQGEQLRSSVVGIGINVNQQEFGAMAYKATSCFLETRQVTSLEYWYKLLCEQIQSYYLKLKNQQYDAIKVEYTQNLAGYHEKRHYIANNQVIEGIILGIDDYGRLAMQQDNQVKYYEVKQIEWIFT
- a CDS encoding polymer-forming cytoskeletal protein → MSVFGSRNKGTNGEAAQQAGINIIGLGTTIEGNIDAQGDIRIDGKIVGNIVSKSKVVIGPTGFVEGNIIARNAEIAGETVGKVNVEELLTLKNTANVNGDITTSKLMVETGANFSGTCQMGAVVKELNGGNAETKVANVR